Proteins from one Armatimonadota bacterium genomic window:
- a CDS encoding sugar ABC transporter substrate-binding protein, translating into MSGRHIHRSERAALLGVVISAILLSGCHGGGAASTGSGANSRLVAIISPAKTSEFHVELPKGAAAEAQKLGWPPIIDQAPQKESDYAGQVALAQDIIQKQPAAISVCGINPDALNTIIQKANAAGVPIFVHNQITPVKGNVVSYIGYDELKGGEMCGAEAASLLKQKNGAYKGEVAILDGEPGDHTDARAGGFKQALAKYPGIKVVAEQNGQWLRAPGTSITRDWLQRFPGLDLVFGCSDAMAQGAAQAARDSGRTLLTVGIDGNSDSLKDISQGKMTATLATQPRKMGQAIIDTMNLYFQEKKAPKVVETPCVIVTKANVGQFLQPSSP; encoded by the coding sequence GGCAGACACATTCACCGGTCGGAACGGGCGGCTCTGCTTGGCGTGGTGATTTCCGCGATCCTGCTCAGTGGCTGTCACGGAGGTGGAGCAGCCTCAACCGGCTCCGGGGCAAACAGCCGTCTCGTTGCGATTATCTCGCCGGCCAAAACGAGCGAGTTCCATGTGGAGCTGCCCAAGGGAGCCGCGGCTGAAGCACAGAAGCTCGGCTGGCCGCCGATCATTGACCAGGCCCCGCAAAAGGAGAGCGACTACGCCGGCCAGGTGGCGCTGGCGCAGGACATTATTCAGAAGCAGCCGGCCGCGATCAGCGTTTGCGGCATTAATCCCGATGCACTCAACACCATCATTCAGAAGGCCAACGCTGCCGGAGTACCGATTTTTGTACACAACCAGATCACACCGGTGAAAGGCAACGTCGTTTCATATATCGGCTACGACGAATTGAAGGGCGGCGAGATGTGCGGCGCCGAGGCCGCCAGCCTGCTGAAACAGAAAAACGGCGCCTACAAGGGCGAGGTGGCTATCCTGGACGGTGAGCCCGGTGACCATACAGATGCCCGAGCCGGCGGCTTTAAGCAGGCGCTAGCGAAATACCCCGGCATCAAGGTGGTGGCTGAGCAGAACGGCCAGTGGCTGCGGGCGCCGGGCACATCGATAACGCGAGACTGGCTGCAGCGTTTCCCCGGGCTGGACCTGGTTTTCGGCTGCAGCGACGCCATGGCGCAAGGCGCGGCACAGGCAGCCCGCGACTCGGGCCGAACGCTATTAACGGTTGGGATCGATGGAAACAGCGACTCGCTGAAAGACATCAGCCAGGGCAAAATGACAGCCACGCTCGCTACACAGCCACGCAAGATGGGTCAGGCGATTATCGACACCATGAACCTCTACTTCCAGGAGAAGAAGGCGCCGAAGGTGGTGGAGACGCCATGTGTTATCGTAACAAAGGCGAACGTCGGCCAGTTTCTACAACCATCGAGCCCGTAG
- a CDS encoding type II/IV secretion system protein, giving the protein MTQVTSRTGAPAQFRLIIRESGVSREMGGDLTEAVTAVDFLLRKALDLGASDVHLQPERSRLLVRYRIDGVMHDVGQYSPDIVPNILARLKLSAGMHIDERREPQDGRVDMEYGARKLSARMSCLPMLNGEKVVMRLLDPASARVELDKLGMPQDVKGKWSNAIQSSYGMVLVTGPTGSGKTSTLYASLNKLDRTKRNIVTVEDPIEYEFSDHITQVGVTDKMTFPRVMRSFLRQDPDVMMVGEMRDPESLGIGIQASLTGHLVLSSLHTNNAVETIGRMIDMEAEAYLIASTVQAVMAQRLVRTVCTSCKTDYKPENDELLEIGLEPDQVQNWKFKRGTGCELCRNTGFKGRLGIFEIFISTPELREMIARRATITELKTAMTAKQGMRTMLDDGYDKISSGLTTPREVFTAVYSTMTVG; this is encoded by the coding sequence ATGACCCAGGTAACGTCCCGCACCGGAGCGCCGGCCCAGTTCCGATTGATTATCCGCGAATCGGGTGTTTCGCGCGAGATGGGCGGCGATTTAACCGAGGCGGTGACTGCGGTGGACTTCCTGCTCCGCAAGGCGCTTGATCTTGGCGCATCCGACGTCCATCTGCAGCCGGAGCGCAGCCGCCTCCTCGTACGCTATCGCATCGATGGCGTGATGCACGACGTGGGCCAGTACAGCCCGGACATCGTGCCAAACATCCTCGCCCGCCTCAAACTGAGCGCGGGAATGCATATCGACGAACGTCGCGAACCACAGGATGGCCGTGTGGATATGGAGTATGGCGCTCGCAAACTGAGCGCCAGAATGAGCTGCCTGCCGATGTTGAACGGTGAGAAGGTGGTGATGCGCCTGCTGGACCCAGCTTCTGCGCGTGTGGAGCTGGACAAGCTGGGCATGCCGCAAGACGTAAAAGGCAAATGGTCGAATGCCATCCAGAGCTCGTATGGAATGGTGCTGGTCACCGGTCCAACCGGTTCGGGCAAAACCTCCACGCTCTACGCGTCTCTGAACAAGCTGGATCGCACCAAGCGGAACATCGTCACGGTGGAGGACCCGATCGAGTACGAATTCAGCGACCACATCACGCAGGTAGGCGTCACCGACAAGATGACGTTTCCGCGCGTCATGCGTTCGTTTCTGCGCCAGGATCCAGACGTGATGATGGTGGGAGAGATGCGTGACCCGGAGTCACTCGGCATCGGCATTCAGGCCAGCCTTACCGGCCACCTTGTGCTCAGTTCATTGCACACCAACAACGCCGTGGAGACGATCGGCCGTATGATCGACATGGAAGCCGAAGCGTATCTGATCGCCAGCACGGTACAGGCTGTAATGGCTCAGCGCCTTGTTCGCACCGTGTGCACCAGCTGTAAAACCGACTACAAGCCCGAGAACGATGAGCTCCTTGAGATCGGGCTGGAGCCCGACCAGGTGCAAAACTGGAAGTTCAAGCGCGGAACGGGGTGTGAGTTGTGCCGCAACACGGGCTTCAAAGGGCGACTTGGTATCTTTGAGATCTTTATCAGCACGCCGGAGCTGCGTGAGATGATCGCGCGCCGCGCAACCATCACAGAACTGAAAACCGCGATGACTGCGAAACAGGGGATGCGCACGATGCTGGATGACGGCTACGACAAGATATCCAGCGGGCTGACCACCCCGCGCGAGGTCTTCACCGCGGTCTACTCCACGATGACGGTAGGGTAG